The genomic region GGCCCCACTACGGCGAGCTGGAGCAGCTTGAATATGGGCGGCATGTTCACCAGAAGGGACGTCGCGGGCTCGTCGAAGAAGCGCATGGTGATGATACCCGGCTGGCCGTAAATCAGCTCGAACTCGGGCCAGGAAAGCGGCACCGCCGCACGGGGGTCGAGCTGTATGACCTCCGAGAGGGTCAGGCCGATGACGGTGACGATTACCGCCGCGACGACCCCGGCCAGGGGGCCGGCGATTCCGATGTCAAAGAGGGCTCGGCGGTCGGGCACCGGCGAGCGCATGCGGATGACCGCCCCCGCCGTCCCCAGGAGTGGATTCGGGACGGGCAGGAGCAGGGGAAGGGTAGCGCTGACCCCGTGGCGCCGGGCGGCGATGTAGTGCCCAAACTCGTGGGCCAGGAGAATGCCGAGGAGGGAAACGGCGAAGGGGAGCCCCAGATACCACTGGTCGGGATGCGCGAGGATGTCCACCCCGGCGTGCATCCCGCCGGCCCAGAGCACCGTCAGGACCGTCAGAACGGCGAAGATGAGCTGCGCCCGCCGGTTGAAGCCGCGGCCGCCGCGCTTGGTCCCGATTTTCACGCTTGCGGCCTCGGCCGTGCCGGAGACCCGCGCCGTGTAGCCCAGGGAATCGCACGTTTCTATGATTCCCTGAATCGCCTTTTTCGGCTCCCCACTAAGCTCGCCGATGTAGTGGATAAGACGGGCGTCGTAGTGCTTTTGGAGAATCTCGATATACGGGGCCAAACGGGGGGCGAGCTGGGCGGAGGCCAGCGCAAAGGCCTCCAGCTCGCGCCGGAGGTTCCGCGGCGGTTTCTTTTGGAAGAGGGACGAAAAGAGACTCATCGTTGGTGAATCCGATAAGTAGTGGTCAAAATGGAATCGGTGTCATTCCTTACTCACCGGCGTCCGCCAGGCTCCGGCGGTCGAGGTGGGCCTGGAGGATGAGCGCCGCGGCCACGGCGTCCACGTTTTTCCTTGCCGCCCGCTCGTCGAGACCGGCTTCGCGCAGCGCGCCCTCCGCCGCCTTCGTGGTGTACCGCTCGTCGAGGAGGTGAATCGGCAGGTCCAGGTGGGATTCCAAACCGGCGAGGAACGCCTCGACGGCCGCGGCCGCCTTGCCCCGGGTGCCGTCCTCCTTCAGCG from bacterium harbors:
- a CDS encoding site-2 protease family protein — protein: MSLFSSLFQKKPPRNLRRELEAFALASAQLAPRLAPYIEILQKHYDARLIHYIGELSGEPKKAIQGIIETCDSLGYTARVSGTAEAASVKIGTKRGGRGFNRRAQLIFAVLTVLTVLWAGGMHAGVDILAHPDQWYLGLPFAVSLLGILLAHEFGHYIAARRHGVSATLPLLLPVPNPLLGTAGAVIRMRSPVPDRRALFDIGIAGPLAGVVAAVIVTVIGLTLSEVIQLDPRAAVPLSWPEFELIYGQPGIITMRFFDEPATSLLVNMPPIFKLLQLAVVGPLASDEVLLLHPVAFAGWLGFLVTALNLVPVGQLDGGHIVFAGLRRAYKPLGSLIVVVLIFFALFWPGWLLWVGVLFFIARKRPAPLDDITPPGRGRTLGACGAILLFLLCLTPVPLPGF
- the ruvX gene encoding Holliday junction resolvase RuvX, whose protein sequence is GIDFGVKRIGLALSDPQGKIARPRGVLERRSPQADVRRICLLAVEAGVDEVVLGLPLKEDGTRGKAAAAVEAFLAGLESHLDLPIHLLDERYTTKAAEGALREAGLDERAARKNVDAVAAALILQAHLDRRSLADAGE